A stretch of Arachis hypogaea cultivar Tifrunner chromosome 15, arahy.Tifrunner.gnm2.J5K5, whole genome shotgun sequence DNA encodes these proteins:
- the LOC140179455 gene encoding deacetoxyvindoline 4-hydroxylase-like gives MDTAMCRPNYTISTSNLYHNMVATNEEGSKVEHESGYDRQRVLKLLDESKAGVKGLVDAGLFKLPRIFIHETLNTSSFATNNNATIPVINLGSMHEQVSSRLEIIEKVKDACEKWGFFQVVNHDIPQCVLDEMLDGMRRFHEYVGS, from the coding sequence ATGGACACCGCGATGTGCCGTCCAAATTACACAATATCAACCAGCAATTTGTATCATAATATGGTGGCTACTAATGAAGAAGGAAGTAAAGTAGAACACGAATCTGGTTATGACAGGCAAAGGGTGCTTAAGCTTCTTGATGAGTCCAAAGCAGGTGTGAAGGGCCTTGTTGATGCCGGTTTGTTTAAGCTTCCAAGGATCTTCATTCATGAAACTCTTAACACATCTTCCTTTGCTACCAATAACAATGCTACTATTCCAGTCATTAACTTGGGATCAATGCATGAGCAAGTTAGCTCACGGCTTGAGATCATTGAGAAGGTGAAAGATGCTTGTGAGAAATGGGGGTTCTTTCAAGTGGTCAACCATGACATTCCACAGTGTGTTTTGGATGAAATGCTTGATGGGATGCGCAGATTTCATGAGTACGTAGGATCCTGA